The Acanthopagrus latus isolate v.2019 chromosome 1, fAcaLat1.1, whole genome shotgun sequence genomic interval gtttgtctctgatggtccctgtctctctctctctctctgctcccctccctGGATCTTCTCTTCTTGCagtggtctctctctctctctctgctttcctcCCTGgctcctgtttgtctctgatggtccctgtctctctctctctgctcccctccctGGATCTTCTCTTCTTGCagtggtctctctctctctgctttcctcCCTGGCTCCTGTTTGACTCTGATGGTTCCTGTCTCTCACTCCAttctcctccctctcgctcaggtggtctctctctctctctctctctgctttcccCCTTGGCTCCTCGTGAGctctctccactctcctctcgCTCTTTGCTCTCCTCCCTGACTCGTCTTGAGGCCTagtgctccctctctctcctttcgtCTCTCTTCCTGCTTTCCTCCCTGGTTCCTCTCTGGCTCATCTATAACAAtatgtcacaaaataaacaattagCTTGACTAGCTGCACCAAGATAGATTTATGTGATTTGGGCCTACACATTATCGATCAACAACAAAACTGCACTCACATctgaacaatgtttttttctaaaaatgtgaaatcagaGTATTCACAGTAACATAGTAGCTATAGCTTCGTGAGGGTCAACATTTTATGatgatttctttaattttttaagGATCTACAGATCTGAAATTAAGTATTACTATTAAATGTGCTCAGCATTACATGATTTACTGAATTGCAGGTCTTCTAGTAGTAGCCTATGATGTATAAATTAATTTGTAGCCTATAAATACAACTCCAATACATCTTGAAACCGAAAATGTTAAACTAATGTAgcaaacagtttgtttggagCAACACGTTTGGAAGGGCATGTACAGATTTGTGTGACGTGAGTAACTGGTTAGCAGCTTAGTCTATTTGACAGCTCCTGAGTCGCGCAGGCGGCTGTGCTAAACAGTTGCCTGGACAAGTAATGTTAACGTTATGTCATGTGGTTGCAATCAAACTGAGGTTACGCTGTTGTTGCGActctcataaaaaaacaaaatattttactgcTAGCCTAACTGTTACTATGATTCCAGCTCTCAAGCCGTATGCCTCTGGCTCAGGCCTCTGCTCgaaaataacattaatgaaTAGAGTATATTTCTGCAACTACATGGTCTATATGAATAATCTTGGAATCATAATAAAGGTAACACTTGTGAGATTTCTAAAAAGGTGTAAGCATTAGTATAGATGTTACTGGGTCAGAGTAAATTAAGATGGAACACAGCATAAATGAAAGATTTCATTTCCGCCTAACAAAACTGTACACTTTTAGAGTGAAGATTCTCTTTGTAACATGCAGTTGCAGCCCAAAACCTCCTGAAAATAATAGCAACACATCTTAACATACCTGTGCCAAGACTGATGctaataaagtaaagtaaagcaAAATTAGAAAGGTTtcagtggaaacatttttcagatgGAAATTAGCCATTTAAGCACACCAATCTAAATACTGTTCTAAAAACTGTTTTGGCTTTGGTTTGAAAAAATCAACCAGATATACATTTTCCCATTCAAAGAAACCATACAAACGAACTTGAGCAgatttaataatataatatatatgtgaaaagaaagaaaaaaaaggctaacCCGGAAGTTAGTTCAGTTTGTCATAGCGTCAAGCTAGCGATTTTCAACTGTTAAAACTACTATTTTGAAATGCAACTCTGTTTATTATATGTATTTCTGGTCTCAATGTTATCGTTATGGCTGTTCCTTTCTAATAATGCATACAGGTTGTTAACAAAGAGAAATGTTAGGATGGTTCAGGATTATCAACTGAATGAAATAGGGTCACCCAACTCTCCCACATGAGATCTGTACAAAAGGGCAGAGGTGGGGGGTGCAGGAAGCATTTATAGTGgggaccacagaagaagaaatcaaaaaGGAGGAGCTCTGAGCTACACAAACAGTCTGCACTGGATTTGGAGGCATTATCTTGTCAGgcagaaacagattttgtgtaattatatacatatttcattAAACACATAGCATAGGTTGACCCGGTTACATTCACCCCTCCAGAATTACACAAAATCCCAAAAtatcagtaaaacaaaacctgcccAAAACCATATATAAACACGGTCCAAACCCGCACAGTGAATTAAATCAACAATACCAGccacccttaaaaaaaaagggttaagaGACCAGAGACCTGCTCGGTGCCTAGCAAAATCTCAGGATACTCCATAGACAAGATGAGGTGCCTTTTACACCACACAAACAGGCCACACAACACTTGGGCATCATCACGAAATAAACatctccatcaaaacaaaaacaacaaaaaaaagagaaaaaaaaatacaatgtaaGCACAGTATACATCCCATAGGAACtcatacaaaaacatttaatacagTAACCAGAATCACACATgtatgacagaaaactgaacttGTTCAACACCAAGAAGTGCTTCAACTTGAGTCATCGACTCAATCAAACGACATACTGGCCTAATGACTCTACCAAAACGTGAAATAAGTCTCTGACCAATGTCAGATTCCCCAAGGCCAGCAGGGTCAACCGGTGGAGGCTGTGAGCGAATGGGTCGACAGCTGACACTTCAGGTTCATGGACAGAAGTGGTTGAGGGGGCATTGGTTACACTGACAGCACGGTGGACAACACTGTCATTCAAGCACACATCCAAGGGCAAAAAGTTCACTTGAAGGAGCAGGTTGCGGTGCACCACACGCTCATGCCCATCCCGATCCCTAATCTGGTAGATATGAAGAGCAGGTTTAGCGTCCACAACTGTATAGACGACAGGCTCCCATTTGTCAGCAAGCTTCCGCTTGCCGCGAGTTCCCTTGTTTGCCACCAGCACCTGGTCACCCAGTGTAAGAGGCACAccttttgtccttttgttgTACTGGTCAGTCTGGTGTTTCTGCTCCACTGCACTGTTTTCCTGGGCCAGGAGCATGGCAGTGCGCAGATCATCCACTAGTGTCTTCACGTAGGTGTTATCGTCACAAACAGTGTCGTCATGAAGGACATTCCGAAACATGAGGTCAACGGGCAGTCTGGGAACCTGCCCAAACATCAAAAGAAGGGTGCAAATCCCGCCGTTTCATGGACAGTACAGTTGTATACAAAAGTCATGGACTGGATCATCTGTGGCCACTTGTGCTTTGCTCTTAGGGATCTTAACATGCTGCCAAGGGTGCGGTTAAATCTCTCTGTTGTCCCGTTCCCCATAGGATGGTAGGGTGACGTCCGGGATTTTCAAACACGGCGCAACTCCAGTAGCTCAGCAACCAGCTTGCTCTCACAGTTTGCTCCCTGGTCTGAGTGTATACGTTGAGCAAAGCCATACACacagaagaaagacagagcaCGCTGTCTCGGAGCACAATCCCAGTCACTGAGTGATGACAAAAAAGACGAGACATCATCATCTGTCAAAGAAACATCAACAGCGTCTGTGACAGGCGGGTTGTCCAATGACTGGGGCTGGCAAGTCAAACGGAAAGCATCCTGGATACCATCATCCTTTACATCACAGACTTGCTCCAGCAACTCAGAGTATGGCTCTGACAAGAGCCGCTGAGCTACAGGTTTCACAAACGGGTCCCTACTCAGGGCATCTGCCAGGAACATACTTCAACTCGAAAGAGTATGGGGCGAGCTTGGAGACCCAACGTTGTTCACAGATGTCAAAAGCTTTGGCTTGGTCAGGATGTACATTAGCGGATTGTTGTCAGTCCAAACGGTAAATTTATGACCCTTGAGCCAATGACTAAATTTATCGCACACAGCCCACTTCAGGGCCAAAAATTCAAGCCTGTGTGCAGGATATCTGACTTGGCTGCGGCTGAGAGACTTGCTGGCAAAGGCTATGGGTCTTGCTCTCTCCTCACCAGCTGGGACCTGTGACAGCACAGCACCCAGCCCATCCATGGAAGCGTCAGTGGAAAGGACAAATGGCCTCTCAAAATCAGGGTGTGCCAGGACCACACAGTTAAGGAGAGCACTTTTGAGTCCCTCAAATGCTTTGTCACAAGCTGGAGTCCAGTCATGAGGAGCTAACTCTCGGAAAGTTCCAGCTTTCCCATGACCATGGGGGCCTTTAATTCTCCTCTTCTGGCCTGCAGTCAGAGCATAGAGTGGTTTAGCAATTTGAGAACACCCTGGGATGAAATGTTGGTAAAACATCACCATGCCAACGAATGACCTCACTTTCTTTGGGGATGGGGTAAGTCCATCAGCATCCATGAGATCTTCCTTTTGGAAGCCAGTAATGAACCTCACTTTTTCCTGGTCAACTGAAACTCCGTTAGCATCCACCACATGACCCAGGAACCTTACAGACCGTCTGAGGAGGTGACACTTCTTCTGTGCAAGCTTCAGATTGCTGGCCCTCAGGTGAGAGAAAACGACTTCCAGGCATTTAAGGGCCTCCTCTTCTGATGGTGCAAACACCAGTAAGTCATCAAGGTAGTAAAGGAGACTGGAAAAGTTCATGTCACCGAAGATGCTGAGCATCATTCGCATGAAGGAAGCTGGACTGTTGCATAGCCCCTGAGGAAGTATGTTGTACTCATAAAGGCCAAGTGGTGTAGTGAAGGCTGTGTAGCGCCTGTCAGACTCATGAAGGGGGATGTTATAAAACCCTGATGTGAggtccatggtgctgaagagGGCGTTTCCACCAAGGGCAGCAAGACAGTCGGACTGATGGGGTAAAGGGTGGGCATCCTTCACAGTTTTGGCATTAAGCCAGCGGAAGTCAGTGCAGATCCTCAAGTCCCCTTATTTCTTCCAAACCATCACCAACAGTGAGGCATAGTCGCTGATGGGCTTACTGATGATGCCCTTCATCTCCATTTCTGACAACACCTCTCTCAGCTTTTGATAGTGTACTGGGGGGACACGTCGAAAGGGTGGCCGTAAGGGACGGTCATCAGTGAGGTGAATACGATGAACAAACTCCTTGGCTTCACCACAGTCCAGCTTGTCCTTAGAGAAGACATCCTGATAGGCCAACACCAGCTCAGCCAACTTCCTCTTCCACTCATCTGACACCCCACAGCCACTGATGTTCAGGTCACTTAATCCACAGTCTTTAAGCTGCTGCAACAGGTCAGGTGCCGCACCCAATGATGGAGTAGGTATGGTCAGTTGGTCATTCTGAGATATGCACAACCCTTGAACAATGGGAATATCCTCAACAGcaacacaggtgaacacatcAGCAAACTTGGCATTGCACCGCAGTGTCACTGGATATGGCGTGGGATTGAGGACCTTCATTGGGACCCAGTGATCCCCCCACATGGGTGTTATGACTCGCCCCACCATGATGTTCTTAGGAGTGGAACGGGCGGATGAAGGCTCGACCATGACAGTGCTCCCTGGTGACACTAGAGCAGATGGTGGCAGTTTCCCCCACACCACATATTTCTTCTGTGGCAGCAAGGTGACAGCCTGTCGCAACTTTACTGTGCCAACCTTGTCTGGTATCTCGGGACCTGACCAACGGGAGATACAGGACAGTAGCTGGAGAAACTGTTCACATTCCTGGTCAGTGTTGCATGAGGAAACAAGCTCCCAATACTTTTTGTCTGACTTCATGTTTTGAATGATGGGCTGGAGTACATTGCTCCCGATGATGAGTTCATCTTTTTGACCTGGCACTACAAACATTGGAACAACAAACTTGGAACCATAAATGTCAATGTCCAAATCATAGATACATTTAGGGCGTGTGAGAAGGCCCCCACAGCCAATGAGCACCACACTCTCTGGTACAGGCTGAGGAGTCAAGACAACACCAGCAGCTTTAAGCTCAGACTCCGCTTCAGACACGCTTCATGACATGCTCCCTGAATCAAGCATCCCTCTCAGATTAGACTGGCCACCGACTGAAACTGGAGCATAAAACAACTCACTTGCTCCTTCAACTCTCTGTGACCCCACAAGGATCACTGTCTTGTCAGTAGGGTACATATTGCAACAGTTCATGTACACAGACTGAAGATCTGGTGCACTGGTGAGGGTGTCTTGAACACTGCCCATGCTGCCCCTCTTGTCACATGGGCTGGCTAGTTTAAAGTGGGCGCGGAGGAAGGGGGCAGTGGCGTGGCAGGATTTCTTGAAGTCTATGAGCACTCACGCCTCATATGGCCAGGGCTGTAACGGTTCAGACACAACCTGTACAGTCTACAGTGTGCATGGGGTGTGTGTTCTCCTGAGCCACAAACTTTGCATGATGTGTGTTGAGCACTCCACTGGCCACGGGAAGGGCTGGGCTGATAGGTGCGCCTTTGACCAGTAGAAAGGGAAGCAGTGCACAAGGAGAGAACTTTGTCAAACATAGCCACCATCTGTTGAGTGCAGGGATCAGCTGCCAGGGCTCCAGAAGTGCTGGGAGATGGGGGAGCAGCATGCATATGAGGCAAGGAGCATGAAGCAGAAGGCCGTCCCAAATTCACAGCTTCACCAGGTGACTGAGGCTGACCAATGGCTGCAGTGAATGAAAGAGAGGGCATAGAGCGAGGTGCTGTCTCACATGTTACTGAGACAGGCACTGGAACAGCTGTGTGGCTGGTGACATCAACAGGACCCTGACCTGGGGCAGAAACACATCTTGCATTTTGTGAGTGAACTACATTTATTCTTGTTTTCCTCACATGATGGTCCAGCCGGTCCTGGACCTCAGTTGCAGTCCACTTCTCGGGAGCCTTCAGCTGAAATGACAAAGCGAGACTAGGATCAGGACAGTGGTTAATAAACATCATGACAACTTCTGCACTGGGATCCTCTACCAGTTTGCCCCACCTGCGAAGACACTCATCAGCAGCATCAATGGACTTGTTCAGGCGGATCCAGTAATCCATGGCATCCTCACCAGCTCGTGGAACGGTGCCGTAGAAGTCTTTCATGGGCAGGCTGGAGAACGTCAGCTCACTGAAATTGCACTTTAGTATGTCGAACACAGCAGTATGCATCTCAGCCCCACTCAATTCAGGGCGGCTGCATCGTGACACTTTGACCACATCTCTAGCTTTTCCAGTCAATCTGGACATTATCAGGTCAAACATTTCTGCAGGTGTTTTACAGTCAATTCTAGATAGGTAACACCTCATCATATCCTCCCATTCATGAATGGAGAATGCATCTGAGCGGTCACCCTTAAAGTATGGTGGTGGTTTGGCGTCCGACTGAACAAAAACTTTCAGCTGTGACTGATCATGGCGAGGGGAAGGCTGGCTGACAGGAGATTGTGGCTGGCTGCACCTGGGCTGGTGCATGGTGCTGAGATTTGTTGTGATACTATCACCAATCTGTTTTGCCAAATCACCCAGTGCCTCAGTAGTGACAACTTGGGTTGGCTGGGAATCTGTCTGAGCAATAGGTGTGGAGCTTGCTGCAGGGAGTAATGGTTGGTGCATCACTGACTGGTCTGCCATGCAGTTACTACCAGGTGGCCTTGGCCTACCTCTTCCAAAACATAACGAAGCAACGTGCTGCCCTCTACCCACACCAAAAGTGGCAAAATGCCCCACATTTTCTAATCAGACATTGCaatgttagtgttttttttctgataattaaagtgaaataacaCTGAACAGCTCAGGTCAACTTATCCAGAAAgccaaaaacacatcacaaagaaaaaaaatgcaaaaggatATTACTGAGGGTCATTAACCCAGCAATGCACAATAAACAAGCAGAGcacagcaaagaaacaaatagTCATTCACAGTGTCCCATCACAAGGCAAAATAGCCAGGCAAATGTTAGGCATCAAATCTCctgaactgaagaaaaaaactgagctaAATAACAAGTAATAGGACCAGTATACTAATACAAATGCAGGAAAATACATATACACTGTAGCAATAACCCTCATGCGCTATCAAATTTACCACATGACTATACGACAGAAACACCTGCAAGTCAAAACGTAGGGTTCAGCTCCGATGACGTAGTTGTCAGCGTGGGCAATCTCCGTTTATTCTGACAAAACAGATAACAGACAACCTCCATGTAAATCGTGCCGTCCACTCGAGCTTCTCTCCCACATGAGATCTGTACAAAAGGGTGCCCGCGACTACGCGGTAAAATCATTACATGGTGAATAAACCacatatttaacaaaacataCCTGACAAAACAGATAACAGACAACCTCCATGTAAATCGTGCCGTCCACTCGAGCtcctatacaaataaaatgcagaaaaagatatCGACAAACCCGGTAGTTAGTTCAGTTTGTCGTAGCGTCAAGCTAGCGATTTTCAACTGTTAAAACTGCTATTTTGAAATGCAACTCTGTTAACCTGTATGCATTATTAGACAGGAACAGACATAACGATAACATTGAGACCAGAAATACATATGATAAACAAA includes:
- the LOC119025735 gene encoding uncharacterized protein LOC119025735; this encodes MFVVPGQKDELIIGSNVLQPIIQNMKSDKKYWELVSSCNTDQECEQFLQLLSCISRWSGPEIPDKVGTVKLRQAVTLLPQKKYVVWGKLPPSALVSPGSTVMVEPSSARSTPKNIMVGRVITPMWGDHWVPMKVLNPTPYPVTLRCNAKFADVFTCVAVEDIPIVQGLCISQNDQLTIPTPSLGAAPDLLQQLKDCGLSDLNISGCGVSDEWKRKLAELVLAYQDVFSKDKLDCGEAKEFVHRIHLTDDRPLRPPFRRVPPVHYQKLREVLSEMEMKGIISKPISDYASLLVMVWKK